The following proteins are co-located in the Neofelis nebulosa isolate mNeoNeb1 chromosome 18, mNeoNeb1.pri, whole genome shotgun sequence genome:
- the UBALD1 gene encoding UBA-like domain-containing protein 1 isoform X1, whose translation MSVNMDELKHQVMINQFVLTAGCAADQAKQLLQAAHWQFETALSAFFQETNIPYSHHHHQMMCTPANTPATPPNFPDALTMFSRLKASESFHGGGSGSPMAATATSPPPHFPHAATGSFAAPSWPTAASPPGGPQHHQPQQPPLWTPAPPSPASDWPPLAPQQAASEPRAHPAMEAER comes from the exons ATGTCCGTGAACATGGACGAGCTCAAGCACCAGGTCATGATCAACCAGTTCGTGCTGACGGCGGGCTGCGCGGCCGACCAGGCGAAGCAGCTGCTGCAGGCGGCCCACTGGCAGTTCGAG ACGGCCCTCAGCGCCTTTTTCCAGGAGACCAACATCCCCTATAGCCACCACCATCACCAGATG ATGTGCACTCCTGCCAACACCCCTGCCACGCCCCCCAACTTCCCCGATGCCCTCACCATGTTCTCCCGTCTCAAGGCTTCCGAGAGTTTCCACGGTGGCGGCAGTGGCAGCCCAATGGCCGCCACGGCCACGTCCCCCCCGCCGCACTTCCCCCACGCCGCCACCGGCAGCTTCGCGGCACCCAGCTGGCCGACCGCGGCCTCGCCCCCAGGGGGGCCACAGCACCACCAGCCACAGCAGCCGCCCCTGTGGACTCCGGCACCCCCTTCCCCAGCGTCAGACTGGCCGCCCTTGGCCCCCCAACAGGCCGCCTCAGAACCGAGGGCCCACCCCGCCATGGAGGCGGAGAGATAA
- the UBALD1 gene encoding UBA-like domain-containing protein 1 isoform X2, protein MPGGDLVPKRGRSCLQIWWPPETALSAFFQETNIPYSHHHHQMMCTPANTPATPPNFPDALTMFSRLKASESFHGGGSGSPMAATATSPPPHFPHAATGSFAAPSWPTAASPPGGPQHHQPQQPPLWTPAPPSPASDWPPLAPQQAASEPRAHPAMEAER, encoded by the exons ATGCCTGGGGGAGACCTTGTCCCCAAGAGGGGCCGGAGCTGCCTGCAGATTTGGTGGCCTCCTGAG ACGGCCCTCAGCGCCTTTTTCCAGGAGACCAACATCCCCTATAGCCACCACCATCACCAGATG ATGTGCACTCCTGCCAACACCCCTGCCACGCCCCCCAACTTCCCCGATGCCCTCACCATGTTCTCCCGTCTCAAGGCTTCCGAGAGTTTCCACGGTGGCGGCAGTGGCAGCCCAATGGCCGCCACGGCCACGTCCCCCCCGCCGCACTTCCCCCACGCCGCCACCGGCAGCTTCGCGGCACCCAGCTGGCCGACCGCGGCCTCGCCCCCAGGGGGGCCACAGCACCACCAGCCACAGCAGCCGCCCCTGTGGACTCCGGCACCCCCTTCCCCAGCGTCAGACTGGCCGCCCTTGGCCCCCCAACAGGCCGCCTCAGAACCGAGGGCCCACCCCGCCATGGAGGCGGAGAGATAA